From the Acidobacteriota bacterium genome, one window contains:
- the ribH gene encoding 6,7-dimethyl-8-ribityllumazine synthase: MAKTIQGRLSADGIRVAIVASRWNDFIVSRLIGGATDALERLGASSDAITIIRVPGSFELPMAAKRAALSEEYDAVVCLGVVIRGETPHNEYIAAEVFKGIAQVSLETNLPITLGVVTADNLEQAIDRAGAKSGNKGFDAAMTAVELVNLYREF, translated from the coding sequence TTGGCTAAGACGATCCAGGGACGGCTGAGCGCGGACGGGATCAGAGTGGCGATTGTCGCCAGCCGCTGGAATGATTTCATTGTCAGCCGATTGATCGGCGGGGCTACCGATGCGCTCGAACGACTCGGCGCTTCGAGCGACGCGATCACCATCATCCGAGTCCCAGGTTCTTTTGAATTACCCATGGCGGCAAAACGCGCGGCGCTGAGCGAGGAATACGACGCGGTGGTCTGCCTTGGCGTCGTGATTCGCGGAGAGACTCCTCACAATGAGTACATAGCCGCGGAAGTGTTCAAAGGTATTGCCCAGGTTTCTCTTGAAACAAACCTCCCCATAACGCTCGGAGTAGTGACGGCGGACAATCTCGAACAGGCGATAGATCGCGCCGGGGCGAAGTCCGGCAACAAAGGATTCGACGCGGCGATGACCGCGGTCGAGCTTGTCAATCTGTATCGTGAATTCTGA
- the uvrA gene encoding excinuclease ABC subunit UvrA — translation MLEEVISVRGARVHNLKNISVDIPLGKLTVITGVSGSGKSSLAFDTIYAEGQRRYVESLSAYARQFLERMDKPDVDEILGICPAISIRQKNATRNPRSTVATQTEIYDYLRLLFARVGKTFCANCGEAVKRDTPESAAGEVLKLPEGTRFYVLFPASAGTDETLSSSNGAGKTKKRSARQAASSERTRINAHLMSLMQRGFTRLYKDGRTIELATPDSFTEAGFDNTFVLVDRLAVSPDTRTRLVDSLEVCYQEGHGQAIIETAAEPRTRLQFSEGFECKPCQVRYAAPEPRLFSFNNPFGACPTCQGFGNTIGLDMNLVIPNRELSLAQGAVEPWMKPQYEWAQKELLRFSKQAGIPTSVPFRQLTREQQKTVVQGRNGFDGVKGFFDWLETKKYKLHVRVFLSKYRGYTLCPDCGGSRLRLEARLVRVSGKTLPEISAMSAADAEDFFDNLTLSVSEMKIAGRLLEEIRSRLKFLIDVGLQYLTLDRLASTLSGGEAQRIQLATNLGASLVGALYVLDEPSIGLHPRDNAKLIRILKNLRDIGNTVLVVEHEPEMMMSSDKIIDIGPGAGELGGEVVFQGTAAELIHRGQSLTAKYLRGEMEIKPPKNRRLIGPRSLEIHSASEHNLKSIDLEIPLGMTVCITGVSGSGKSTLVHDIIYAGIKKQRGEWTGPVGAVRKIDGAQYLDDVVLVDQSPIGRTPRSNPVTYIKVYDAIRDLFASTREAQAHGFDSSHFSFNVPGGRCERCEGNGVEIKEMQFLADVELICEECKGMRFKPALLDVKFKGRSIHDVLNMTVREALLFFASVNRIASKFRVMDDVGLGYLRLGQSATTLSGGEAQRVKLAAFLSRRSSERTLYIFDEPTTGLHFDDINKLLAAFRQLIEAGGSIIIIEHNLDVIKSADWIIDLGPEGGDEGGNVVAVGPPSAIVECERSYTGRFLRKVLGK, via the coding sequence ATGCTCGAAGAAGTCATCAGCGTCAGAGGCGCCCGAGTCCACAATCTGAAGAACATCAGTGTCGACATCCCGCTCGGCAAGCTCACCGTCATCACCGGCGTGAGCGGCTCAGGCAAATCGAGTCTCGCGTTCGATACCATCTACGCCGAAGGGCAGCGCCGCTACGTCGAGAGCCTTTCCGCATACGCGCGCCAGTTTCTCGAACGCATGGATAAGCCCGACGTCGATGAAATCCTCGGCATCTGCCCTGCGATTTCCATCCGTCAAAAGAACGCGACTCGAAACCCCCGCTCCACTGTCGCGACTCAGACGGAAATCTACGACTACCTGAGGCTGCTGTTCGCAAGGGTCGGCAAGACCTTTTGCGCCAATTGCGGCGAAGCAGTCAAACGCGATACGCCGGAATCAGCAGCCGGTGAAGTGTTGAAACTTCCGGAGGGCACGCGCTTCTATGTTTTGTTTCCGGCGTCGGCGGGAACGGATGAAACCCTCTCGAGTTCAAACGGCGCCGGCAAAACCAAGAAGCGAAGCGCGCGACAGGCAGCTTCAAGCGAACGCACTCGCATCAACGCTCACCTGATGAGCCTGATGCAGCGGGGCTTCACCCGGCTCTACAAAGACGGCCGCACGATCGAGCTTGCGACGCCCGATAGCTTCACCGAAGCCGGCTTCGATAACACGTTCGTGCTTGTCGATCGGCTGGCGGTGAGTCCGGATACGAGAACCCGATTGGTTGATTCGCTGGAGGTCTGCTATCAGGAAGGCCACGGGCAGGCGATCATCGAGACGGCGGCCGAGCCTCGCACCCGGTTGCAGTTCTCTGAGGGCTTCGAGTGCAAGCCCTGCCAGGTCCGGTACGCCGCCCCCGAGCCGCGACTGTTCAGCTTCAACAACCCGTTCGGCGCTTGTCCGACCTGTCAGGGCTTCGGGAACACCATTGGGCTCGATATGAACCTGGTGATCCCCAATCGCGAGTTGAGCCTGGCCCAGGGCGCCGTCGAGCCGTGGATGAAACCGCAGTACGAATGGGCGCAGAAAGAACTGCTCCGCTTCAGCAAACAGGCGGGCATCCCGACATCGGTTCCCTTCCGACAGTTGACCCGCGAGCAGCAGAAGACCGTCGTGCAGGGCCGCAACGGATTCGATGGAGTGAAGGGCTTCTTCGATTGGCTCGAAACAAAGAAGTACAAACTCCACGTACGAGTGTTTCTCTCCAAGTATCGCGGCTACACGTTGTGCCCCGACTGCGGTGGCTCGCGGCTGAGGCTCGAAGCGCGGCTTGTTCGAGTGAGCGGCAAGACCCTGCCTGAGATTTCCGCGATGAGCGCAGCCGACGCGGAGGACTTCTTCGACAATCTGACGTTGAGCGTCTCGGAAATGAAGATAGCCGGACGCTTGCTCGAGGAGATTCGCAGCCGGTTGAAGTTTCTTATCGACGTAGGGCTGCAATACCTGACTCTCGACCGCCTGGCGTCGACGCTGTCGGGAGGCGAGGCCCAGCGCATACAGCTCGCCACGAACCTGGGTGCTTCGCTGGTGGGCGCGCTTTACGTGCTCGATGAGCCGTCGATCGGTTTGCATCCTCGCGACAACGCCAAGCTCATTCGCATTCTGAAAAACCTGCGTGATATCGGCAACACCGTGCTGGTCGTCGAACACGAGCCCGAGATGATGATGTCATCGGACAAGATCATCGACATAGGTCCGGGCGCCGGCGAACTGGGCGGCGAAGTGGTCTTTCAAGGTACGGCGGCGGAGCTGATTCACAGGGGCCAATCGCTGACCGCCAAATATTTGCGCGGCGAGATGGAGATCAAGCCGCCGAAGAATCGCCGGCTGATCGGGCCGCGCTCTCTGGAGATCCACAGCGCCAGCGAACACAACCTGAAGAGCATCGACCTGGAAATTCCGCTCGGGATGACCGTGTGCATCACCGGCGTCTCGGGTTCCGGCAAGTCGACGCTCGTCCACGACATCATCTATGCGGGAATCAAGAAACAGCGGGGCGAGTGGACAGGTCCGGTCGGCGCGGTCAGAAAGATCGACGGCGCTCAGTATCTGGATGACGTCGTGCTGGTGGATCAATCGCCGATAGGCCGAACGCCGCGTTCGAACCCGGTGACCTACATCAAAGTCTACGATGCGATTCGCGACCTGTTCGCTTCAACTCGCGAAGCACAGGCGCACGGGTTCGATTCATCGCACTTCAGCTTCAACGTGCCCGGCGGCCGCTGCGAGCGGTGCGAGGGCAACGGCGTCGAGATAAAAGAAATGCAATTTCTCGCCGACGTGGAATTGATCTGCGAAGAGTGCAAAGGCATGCGCTTCAAGCCGGCCCTGTTGGATGTGAAGTTTAAAGGCCGTTCGATCCACGACGTGCTGAACATGACAGTGCGCGAAGCGTTGTTGTTCTTCGCCAGCGTGAATCGAATCGCTTCAAAGTTTCGAGTGATGGACGATGTGGGACTGGGCTATCTGAGGCTCGGGCAGTCGGCGACGACGCTGTCGGGCGGCGAGGCGCAACGCGTGAAACTGGCGGCTTTTTTGTCGAGGCGGTCGAGCGAGCGCACATTGTACATATTCGATGAGCCAACCACCGGGCTGCACTTCGACGACATCAACAAGCTGCTCGCGGCGTTCAGGCAATTGATCGAGGCCGGCGGGTCGATCATCATAATCGAGCACAATCTGGATGTCATCAAGAGCGCGGACTGGATCATCGATCTGGGTCCTGAAGGCGGCGACGAAGGCGGCAACGTTGTTGCGGTGGGTCCGCCTTCGGCAATCGTCGAGTGCGAGCGCTCATACACCGGACGGTTCCTTCGCAAGGTTTTGGGTAAGTAA
- the rpiB gene encoding ribose 5-phosphate isomerase B: protein MSLIDERGKGVITELEIRGAAAGDTLRIDEAAILTPLAQDLVRERGVQIERVRHRSAALKKRIALGADHGGFEMKEELKRVLADLGHDYQDFGTHSTEAVDYPDYAHLVARAVAGGNCDLGIMVDGAGIGSCMAANKVPGVRAAMCYDEASARNSREHNGANVLTLGGKMISTDRMREIVRAWLATELTEDRHRRRVDKITEIEREYVGEK, encoded by the coding sequence ATGAGTCTAATCGACGAGAGAGGCAAGGGCGTAATTACCGAGCTTGAGATACGCGGGGCCGCGGCCGGCGACACGCTGCGAATCGATGAAGCCGCGATCCTGACTCCGCTCGCCCAGGACCTGGTGCGCGAGCGCGGCGTCCAGATTGAACGAGTACGCCATCGAAGCGCCGCCCTAAAAAAGAGAATTGCGCTGGGCGCTGATCACGGCGGCTTTGAGATGAAGGAAGAACTAAAACGCGTGCTCGCCGATCTCGGTCACGACTACCAGGACTTCGGTACTCACTCGACCGAAGCGGTCGACTATCCTGACTACGCGCATCTGGTGGCGCGCGCGGTCGCGGGCGGCAATTGCGATCTTGGAATCATGGTGGACGGCGCAGGGATCGGCTCCTGCATGGCTGCCAACAAAGTGCCAGGGGTGCGCGCGGCTATGTGCTACGACGAAGCTTCGGCGCGCAACAGCCGCGAGCACAACGGTGCTAACGTGCTGACGCTGGGAGGCAAGATGATCTCGACGGATCGAATGCGCGAGATAGTGCGCGCATGGCTCGCAACAGAGCTGACCGAAGACCGCCATCGCCGTCGCGTCGATAAGATAACCGAGATCGAGCGCGAATATGTCGGTGAGAAGTGA
- a CDS encoding sigma-70 family RNA polymerase sigma factor — protein MPGEVAEIALMTDSLGLPDSSAKAAASSLAPVIARAKAGDVAAFEQIVECYQRKVLSTAWRMLGNQEDARDAAQEVFLRVYKYLGRFRADQDFAAWLYRIIINVCHDQARKRGRRDQFISFEMEEQLGNLEALSSGEDLEAAAIQSQQKAMIAQALNTLSKKERAAIVLRDLEGLSTEEVARVLGSSQATVRSQISSARAKIKLYRDRVLNRSRRG, from the coding sequence ATGCCGGGTGAGGTTGCTGAAATAGCTCTGATGACCGACAGCCTTGGGTTGCCCGACAGCTCTGCGAAGGCCGCCGCGTCGTCACTCGCTCCGGTCATCGCGCGCGCAAAAGCAGGAGACGTTGCGGCATTTGAGCAGATCGTCGAATGCTATCAGCGCAAAGTGCTCTCAACCGCGTGGCGCATGTTGGGCAACCAGGAAGACGCTCGCGACGCGGCGCAGGAAGTTTTCCTGCGAGTCTACAAGTACCTGGGCCGGTTCCGGGCGGATCAGGATTTCGCCGCGTGGTTGTATCGGATCATCATCAACGTATGCCACGATCAAGCGCGAAAACGCGGCCGCCGCGATCAGTTTATTTCTTTTGAGATGGAAGAGCAGCTTGGCAATCTTGAAGCGCTTTCCAGCGGTGAAGACCTCGAGGCAGCGGCAATCCAGTCACAGCAAAAGGCTATGATCGCTCAGGCGCTGAACACGCTGTCGAAGAAAGAGAGAGCAGCAATCGTCCTGCGCGACCTTGAAGGATTGAGCACCGAAGAAGTGGCGCGAGTACTTGGTTCGAGTCAGGCGACCGTGCGGTCACAAATCAGCTCGGCTCGCGCGAAGATAAAACTGTATCGAGACCGCGTTCTCAATCGGTCGCGGCGAGGGTGA
- a CDS encoding zf-HC2 domain-containing protein, which yields MNCRRVQKLIPLHVEGDLRSSIANQIASHLEWCGRCNWLADEYKESQSWLRTSQPPELDEACLEDLKRGVMKRVAQESIRPSLFASIAQQWSRRQILALSTAFLVVLGMVALYLYQARVKVNPDVISEGVKQPPNVGPYGINPSPAPGSTGQHLVSKGRPHFKPRHPNRANASETFARAVVPPMAGINNTAITPANQTRALSGNADGSREMLRIEIQTGDPSIRIIWFAPKGSDLQQPKPATD from the coding sequence ATGAATTGCAGGCGCGTTCAAAAGTTAATACCGCTTCACGTCGAAGGCGATCTTCGGTCGAGCATTGCAAATCAGATCGCATCACATCTCGAATGGTGTGGGCGATGCAACTGGCTGGCTGACGAGTACAAGGAGAGCCAGAGCTGGTTGCGCACATCCCAGCCGCCCGAGTTAGACGAAGCATGCCTTGAGGACTTGAAGCGCGGCGTTATGAAACGAGTCGCGCAAGAAAGTATACGGCCTTCGCTGTTCGCCTCAATAGCGCAGCAATGGAGCCGCAGACAGATCCTGGCCCTATCGACTGCTTTCTTGGTCGTCCTGGGAATGGTTGCTCTTTACCTCTATCAGGCCCGGGTGAAAGTTAACCCGGACGTGATCTCTGAAGGTGTGAAGCAACCACCTAATGTGGGACCCTATGGAATAAATCCGTCACCGGCGCCCGGTTCGACGGGACAGCACCTCGTTAGCAAGGGTCGTCCACACTTCAAACCGCGACACCCGAATCGGGCAAATGCAAGCGAGACATTTGCGCGCGCCGTTGTTCCCCCGATGGCCGGCATCAACAACACAGCCATTACGCCGGCCAATCAGACGCGCGCGCTTTCCGGTAATGCCGACGGTTCGAGAGAAATGCTGCGTATCGAAATTCAAACCGGCGATCCCAGCATTCGGATAATCTGGTTTGCGCCGAAAGGCTCTGATCTACAACAACCAAAACCAGCAACAGACTAG
- a CDS encoding secretin N-terminal domain-containing protein, producing the protein MSKSRITTGVVGVVLSMLTSVYAQQPQAAQTTPAPQPNVGRAPDYVDFTGFKGKVFDVKHRDPRSLIEAVRPLGSGFKGATIAYSDEFKTLTVRDFPENIAAIEEALKRLDTPQAAQPDIELRLNVLIASNVEGVASQYPNDLGDVVKQMQAMLNYKNYTNLATVVQRVRVGTRNLGINGTAEVPATILGTGEPIPASYDYRAYSMTLGTDSSGGYVVQLSGNQFTFRGNGPKGDGVGQADIRTDLNLRNGEKVVVGTATLGNKGLILVLSARIIK; encoded by the coding sequence TTGTCCAAATCAAGAATAACTACAGGAGTGGTAGGAGTGGTCCTCTCGATGCTCACGTCGGTGTATGCGCAGCAGCCTCAGGCCGCCCAAACTACGCCGGCGCCTCAACCGAACGTTGGCCGCGCGCCCGACTATGTCGACTTCACCGGCTTCAAGGGAAAAGTATTCGACGTAAAACATCGCGACCCTCGGTCGCTGATCGAGGCGGTTCGTCCGCTCGGAAGCGGTTTCAAAGGCGCGACCATTGCGTACAGCGATGAGTTCAAGACGCTAACCGTTCGCGATTTTCCGGAGAACATAGCAGCCATTGAGGAGGCGTTGAAGCGGCTCGATACGCCGCAGGCTGCTCAGCCCGACATCGAGTTGCGGTTGAATGTCCTGATAGCTTCGAACGTTGAAGGCGTCGCCAGTCAGTACCCAAACGATCTGGGGGACGTGGTAAAGCAGATGCAAGCCATGCTCAACTACAAGAACTACACCAATCTCGCAACCGTGGTTCAAAGAGTGAGAGTAGGCACTCGCAATCTTGGGATCAATGGCACCGCTGAGGTGCCGGCGACTATTCTCGGGACAGGGGAACCAATCCCCGCCTCTTACGATTACCGCGCATATAGTATGACGCTCGGCACTGATTCTTCCGGTGGCTATGTGGTGCAATTGAGTGGAAACCAGTTTACTTTCCGCGGCAACGGCCCCAAAGGAGACGGCGTAGGACAGGCCGACATCCGGACTGACCTCAACCTCAGAAACGGAGAGAAGGTTGTTGTGGGCACCGCTACGCTGGGCAACAAAGGGTTGATACTCGTGCTGTCCGCGCGAATCATCAAGTAG
- a CDS encoding YbjQ family protein, whose amino-acid sequence MVTTAFTLDGFRIVRTFGVVRGITVRSRSIFGTIGGTLHTIVGGNITAFTKLCEVARAEAFEIMVQHASEIGANAVIGMRYDANEIMNGVTEVLAYGTAVVVEPIE is encoded by the coding sequence ATGGTGACCACGGCGTTCACGCTCGATGGATTTCGCATCGTTCGTACGTTTGGCGTCGTGCGAGGCATCACCGTGCGTTCGCGCTCGATCTTTGGGACGATTGGCGGAACGCTGCACACGATAGTCGGCGGGAACATCACCGCTTTCACCAAGCTGTGTGAGGTAGCGCGTGCCGAGGCATTCGAGATAATGGTTCAGCACGCAAGCGAGATCGGCGCAAACGCGGTGATCGGCATGCGCTACGACGCGAACGAGATCATGAACGGCGTGACCGAGGTGCTCGCGTATGGAACGGCTGTAGTAGTTGAGCCGATAGAGTAG
- a CDS encoding DUF1444 family protein, whose protein sequence is MTPEQYQQHVLGLLATTFPDEEFEGSPDPFLIKHGAAELGLRNLYALHTEKQFEPEERDAHIREHVWRILEALHLTQDSSPPDWIDARDKLRLQLMRTEHTLRAPVITFPFTREVVVAIAIDLTHAYSYVSPANLERWKVTEELAYEQALSNLEQASAGIQIHATEAPQRLLAIQTGDGYDAARLLLPAMRKLAVEHLGEPCYAAVPNRDFLIMWSRSNPEEFQTLVRAQVRHDCESQPYPLTSTVFVVTEADVKPDVA, encoded by the coding sequence GTGACTCCGGAACAATACCAACAGCACGTGCTTGGCCTGCTTGCGACGACGTTCCCGGATGAGGAGTTCGAGGGGTCGCCGGACCCCTTCCTCATCAAGCACGGGGCGGCCGAGCTCGGGCTCCGCAACCTCTACGCGCTTCACACCGAGAAACAGTTTGAGCCCGAGGAGCGCGACGCCCATATTCGCGAGCACGTCTGGCGAATACTCGAGGCCCTGCACCTCACCCAGGACTCGAGCCCGCCCGATTGGATAGACGCGCGCGACAAACTGCGACTCCAGCTCATGAGAACCGAACACACTTTGCGCGCGCCAGTGATCACCTTTCCATTCACCCGCGAGGTCGTGGTCGCAATAGCGATTGATCTCACGCACGCGTACTCATACGTGTCGCCTGCGAATCTCGAGCGCTGGAAAGTCACCGAGGAGCTGGCCTATGAGCAAGCGCTCTCGAATCTCGAGCAGGCATCGGCCGGAATTCAGATTCACGCCACCGAAGCGCCGCAGCGCCTGCTCGCAATTCAGACTGGAGACGGCTATGACGCTGCGCGGCTGCTGCTCCCGGCGATGCGGAAGCTGGCGGTCGAGCATCTGGGTGAGCCCTGCTACGCGGCGGTCCCCAATCGCGACTTCCTCATCATGTGGTCGCGGTCAAATCCTGAGGAGTTTCAAACGCTGGTTCGGGCCCAGGTCCGGCACGACTGCGAGAGCCAGCCTTACCCGCTGACCTCGACCGTCTTCGTGGTCACCGAGGCGGACGTGAAGCCGGATGTAGCGTAA
- a CDS encoding toxin HicA codes for MTIEEAIRELEGSESHVRFSRLLAICKYFFGRPRIAGSHHIFKTPWTGDPRINLQEDKGSAKPYQVRQVLRCLRRLKDQAVS; via the coding sequence ATGACAATCGAAGAGGCTATTCGCGAGCTTGAGGGCAGCGAGAGTCATGTCCGGTTTTCGAGGCTTCTGGCGATCTGCAAGTACTTTTTCGGGAGACCGCGAATCGCGGGAAGTCATCACATTTTCAAGACGCCTTGGACCGGCGACCCGAGAATCAACTTGCAAGAGGACAAAGGAAGTGCGAAGCCCTATCAGGTCCGCCAGGTACTCCGCTGCCTTCGGCGACTGAAGGACCAAGCGGTGAGTTAG
- a CDS encoding type II toxin-antitoxin system HicB family antitoxin: protein MKKRITTARNKPTKRSRPAAEHYLYTVGWSEDDEAYVARVAEFPSLAAHGDSQEAALRSIQHVVTVVLKDMAASKEPIPQPLGKRSFSGRLNVRMPSYLHRYLAIEAAQQSVSLNQLINLKLEAPLEMAVTSD from the coding sequence ATGAAAAAGAGGATCACGACTGCCCGCAACAAGCCAACCAAGCGCTCGCGCCCGGCGGCTGAACACTATCTGTACACGGTCGGCTGGTCGGAAGACGACGAGGCCTATGTTGCGCGGGTAGCCGAGTTCCCGTCCCTTGCAGCCCACGGCGATTCGCAGGAGGCTGCGCTGCGTTCAATTCAGCACGTAGTTACCGTAGTATTGAAGGACATGGCCGCGTCCAAAGAGCCGATACCGCAGCCCCTCGGCAAGCGTTCGTTCAGCGGCCGGCTCAACGTGAGAATGCCGAGCTACTTGCACCGCTATCTCGCTATCGAGGCCGCACAACAGAGCGTGTCGTTGAATCAGCTCATCAACCTCAAGCTCGAAGCGCCGCTCGAAATGGCCGTTACCTCGGATTAG
- a CDS encoding YlcI/YnfO family protein encodes MSTISLRLPDSLHKRVRALAKQENVSINQFIATALAEKMSALLTEDYLEERAKRGSRKRFERALAKARKVKPHAADRL; translated from the coding sequence ATGAGCACGATCAGCCTGAGATTGCCAGATTCACTACACAAGCGCGTGCGTGCGTTGGCAAAGCAGGAAAACGTCTCGATAAACCAGTTCATTGCAACGGCGCTTGCGGAAAAGATGTCGGCCTTGCTAACGGAAGACTATCTCGAGGAGCGGGCAAAGCGCGGCAGCAGGAAAAGGTTCGAACGGGCTTTGGCGAAGGCACGAAAGGTCAAGCCCCATGCTGCTGATCGGCTTTGA